One region of Niallia sp. Man26 genomic DNA includes:
- a CDS encoding SDR family NAD(P)-dependent oxidoreductase produces MKRMENKVAVITGGASGIGKASAIRLAREGAKISILDMNQERGITATNEIAELGGEAIFFQVDITDEEQVANAMEETFNKWGEITTLLANAGIVGTLSPIEDFSTKDWANTINNNVVGTFETVKQAIPYMKNNGGTITVISSVSGNRRFAQKGFSAYSTSKAAIAAFAKMAAIELAPYKIRVNAICPGTIDTNIFESIKESNHPDEIQFPFGIPEEAIPLKSDAGKPEEVANLFLFLASDEASHLTGTEIYVDGAETLIKG; encoded by the coding sequence ATGAAGCGTATGGAAAACAAAGTAGCTGTCATAACAGGGGGGGCTTCTGGTATTGGTAAGGCCTCTGCCATTCGTTTAGCAAGAGAAGGAGCAAAAATCAGCATACTCGATATGAATCAAGAAAGAGGCATCACGGCCACAAACGAGATTGCAGAGCTAGGCGGCGAGGCAATCTTCTTTCAAGTCGATATAACTGATGAAGAGCAAGTGGCAAACGCAATGGAAGAAACCTTTAATAAATGGGGAGAAATTACTACCCTTCTTGCAAATGCTGGGATTGTCGGAACATTGTCTCCAATCGAGGATTTTTCCACAAAAGATTGGGCTAATACAATTAATAACAATGTCGTCGGAACATTCGAGACTGTTAAGCAGGCAATTCCTTATATGAAAAATAACGGAGGAACCATTACTGTTATTAGCTCTGTTAGTGGTAACCGCCGATTTGCTCAAAAAGGTTTTTCCGCTTACAGTACATCCAAGGCAGCAATTGCAGCATTTGCTAAAATGGCTGCAATTGAGTTGGCACCATATAAAATTCGGGTAAATGCCATTTGTCCAGGTACTATTGATACGAATATTTTTGAATCCATTAAAGAATCCAATCATCCTGATGAGATACAGTTTCCATTTGGCATTCCGGAAGAGGCAATCCCGCTAAAGTCAGATGCAGGCAAACCAGAAGAAGTAGCAAATCTATTCCTGTTCTTAGCATCTGATGAAGCCTCTCATCTGACAGGAACTGAAATTTATGTCGATGGTGCAGAAACATTAATAAAAGGATAG
- the nspC gene encoding carboxynorspermidine decarboxylase, producing MKNIEFDKVPSPSYVVDERLLKKNLETLNYVQERTGAKILLALKGFSMHSVFPLVSKYLTGVTSSSLFEARLGFEKMGKEVHSYAPAYVDSEFDELMLYTDHIVFNSFAQWDRFKDKVRNADKKIDVGIRINPEYSEIETELYNPCAPYSRFGVTLDNFDADRLDEIDGLHFHTMCEQNSDTLKRTLKVVDEKFGEHIKKVKWLNLGGGHHITRPDYDIETLIECILYLKEKYDVEVYLEPGEAIALNTGYLVSTVLDVMKNGMDLAILDTSATCHMPDVLEMPYRPNIIGAGMPGEYEYTYRLGGMTCLSGDVIGDYSFKEPLKPGDKIVFCDMAHYTMVKNHMFNGVNLPSIVSYNDEEGIKVVRQFKFEDYSNRLS from the coding sequence AGTACCATCTCCTAGTTATGTAGTGGACGAGCGTCTGCTTAAGAAAAACTTGGAGACATTGAACTATGTTCAGGAAAGAACTGGTGCTAAGATTCTTCTTGCATTAAAAGGATTTTCTATGCATTCTGTATTTCCACTTGTTTCAAAGTACCTTACAGGAGTAACTTCAAGCTCTTTGTTTGAAGCTAGATTAGGTTTTGAAAAGATGGGAAAAGAAGTTCATTCATATGCACCAGCATATGTGGACAGCGAGTTCGATGAACTGATGTTATACACGGACCATATTGTCTTCAATTCTTTTGCACAATGGGACCGTTTTAAAGATAAAGTAAGAAATGCTGACAAAAAAATTGATGTCGGAATTCGTATTAATCCAGAGTACTCTGAGATTGAAACAGAACTTTATAATCCTTGTGCACCGTACTCTAGATTCGGTGTTACATTGGATAACTTCGATGCTGATCGGCTTGATGAAATCGATGGCCTTCACTTCCATACAATGTGTGAGCAAAACTCTGACACTTTAAAGAGAACCCTTAAAGTAGTTGATGAGAAGTTTGGCGAACATATTAAAAAGGTTAAGTGGCTGAACCTAGGCGGCGGTCATCATATTACAAGACCAGATTATGATATCGAAACATTGATTGAATGCATTCTGTATTTGAAAGAGAAATATGATGTTGAGGTCTATCTAGAGCCTGGTGAAGCAATTGCTCTAAATACAGGTTATCTGGTAAGTACAGTTCTTGATGTTATGAAAAACGGAATGGACTTGGCTATTCTTGATACATCAGCTACTTGCCATATGCCTGATGTTCTGGAAATGCCATACAGACCTAATATCATCGGTGCTGGTATGCCTGGTGAATATGAATACACATACAGACTAGGTGGAATGACTTGCCTATCTGGAGATGTCATCGGTGACTACTCCTTTAAAGAGCCATTAAAGCCTGGCGATAAAATTGTTTTCTGTGATATGGCTCATTATACAATGGTAAAAAATCATATGTTTAATGGTGTAAATCTCCCTTCTATCGTATCTTACAATGACGAAGAAGGCATTAAAGTCGTAAGACAATTTAAGTTTGAGGATTACAGCAACCGCCTTTCATAA
- a CDS encoding zinc-dependent alcohol dehydrogenase family protein yields MKAMLVHSYGDASVFRESEMDRPTIKKGYVLIKVMASSVNPIDVKIRAGAVPAASAELPAVLHGDVAGVIEEVGEGVDNFKAGDEVFGCAGGFKGTGGALAEYMLADARLLAHKPKNITMKQAAVLPLVSITAWDALFEKGNISAGQKVLIHGGTGGVGHVAIQLAKWKGAEVYTTVSSNEKAKIAKSLGADTVINYKEESISEYVEKYTQGNGFQTVFDTVGGTNLDKSFQAAAIHGTVLAIAARSTHDLSPMHAKGLSLHVTFMLLKIIDESSRKEHGAILQKIAEIVANGELNPLVDEEEFSFTEADKAHEYLEAGKAIGKVALTNSWN; encoded by the coding sequence TTGAAAGCAATGCTAGTTCATTCATATGGTGATGCGTCTGTATTCCGTGAATCAGAAATGGATAGACCCACTATTAAAAAAGGTTATGTACTTATTAAAGTAATGGCATCAAGTGTAAATCCTATTGATGTAAAAATTAGAGCAGGAGCAGTTCCTGCCGCTTCCGCGGAGCTACCAGCAGTTCTTCATGGCGATGTAGCAGGTGTTATAGAGGAAGTAGGAGAGGGTGTTGACAACTTTAAAGCAGGAGATGAAGTATTTGGCTGTGCTGGCGGCTTTAAAGGAACAGGTGGTGCGTTAGCTGAATATATGCTCGCAGACGCCCGGTTATTAGCACATAAACCAAAAAACATCACCATGAAGCAAGCTGCTGTTTTGCCATTAGTAAGCATTACCGCTTGGGATGCCCTTTTTGAAAAAGGGAATATATCTGCGGGACAAAAAGTGTTGATTCATGGTGGAACAGGCGGTGTTGGTCATGTTGCCATTCAGCTAGCAAAATGGAAGGGAGCAGAGGTTTATACAACTGTTTCCTCAAATGAAAAAGCAAAAATAGCAAAATCATTAGGAGCAGATACAGTAATTAACTACAAGGAAGAATCTATTAGTGAGTATGTTGAAAAATATACACAAGGCAACGGATTTCAAACTGTTTTTGACACGGTTGGCGGAACGAATTTAGATAAATCATTCCAAGCAGCAGCCATACATGGTACAGTTCTTGCCATTGCTGCAAGATCAACACATGACCTTTCACCGATGCACGCCAAAGGTCTATCCTTGCATGTTACGTTTATGCTGTTGAAAATAATAGATGAATCATCAAGGAAGGAGCATGGAGCTATCCTTCAAAAAATTGCCGAGATTGTGGCGAACGGGGAGCTTAATCCGCTTGTGGATGAAGAGGAATTCTCCTTTACAGAAGCAGACAAGGCACATGAATATTTGGAAGCAGGAAAGGCAATAGGTAAAGTTGCATTAACTAACAGCTGGAACTGA
- a CDS encoding ChaB family protein, producing MPYNDVKDLPESVRNNLPFHAQEIFKEAFNASLDEYKKEETAFKVAWSAVKNKYHKDKAGNWTAKD from the coding sequence ATGCCTTACAACGATGTGAAAGATCTGCCAGAATCAGTACGCAATAACCTGCCTTTTCATGCTCAGGAAATTTTTAAAGAAGCGTTCAATGCTTCCTTAGATGAATATAAAAAAGAAGAAACAGCGTTTAAAGTTGCTTGGAGTGCTGTTAAGAACAAGTACCATAAAGATAAAGCTGGAAATTGGACAGCCAAGGATTAA
- a CDS encoding ATP-binding protein yields the protein MEFILLMMVAMIPLIISLTVLFFSKTRLAVTLSLFLGMLSFWQMDVATLYAENVLPLKWIDSLFRFFRGGSIFIMPIMYYFSYYLVWKNRELKKYRWLLNKGILTFFILYTLVVYIVNFTDFGIVSYTWKDAKLLAPSHLLPVYGVGNLLFMLNIVIGYLNTFLLLFITTKVRDIGDKRFYIKLVAAALLIFINGNLSGFAFIPLYYSSFNSIFAAIILFIGFFQMQSFKINAMNGELRKQSEQLETIMNINPNYLLVIDGNTIIKINDSLCKLLKKTEIDLLGESISTILQEISMETVKPQNYIDVNGKVHYILWDRKELYYNNENKRTIYFGMDITEQKRSEQLIISSEKLKVVGEMAASVAHEIRNPLTTIRGFIQLLKEKSDKTGFEDILLEEIDRINQVLKELLILGKPEAKAAVRAELLTILPSVELQNIKLLFQALAIEQNKEIIVVNRQEKNAFISMEKSHFKQVIINVLKNSLEAIHGGSGKVKMIIDSKSDMVRIRIIDNGEGINKELLSQIWEPYYTSKEKGNGIGLTVCNRLLQENNGQMSVKSKEGWGTCVMITLPIIS from the coding sequence ATGGAATTTATTTTATTGATGATGGTAGCGATGATACCACTCATCATTTCCCTGACTGTCCTGTTTTTTTCAAAAACGAGACTTGCTGTAACCCTATCCCTATTTTTGGGGATGTTATCTTTTTGGCAAATGGATGTTGCAACACTGTATGCAGAAAATGTACTTCCCCTCAAATGGATAGATAGTCTGTTTCGCTTTTTTAGGGGCGGCTCTATTTTTATTATGCCAATAATGTACTATTTCTCCTATTACTTAGTGTGGAAAAATAGGGAGTTGAAAAAATACAGATGGCTTTTAAATAAAGGAATTCTGACTTTTTTTATTCTCTATACGTTAGTTGTCTATATTGTTAACTTTACTGACTTTGGGATTGTGTCATATACATGGAAAGATGCTAAGCTGTTAGCACCATCACACTTGCTGCCGGTGTATGGCGTAGGTAATCTGCTATTCATGCTAAACATAGTTATCGGCTATCTTAATACATTTCTGTTGCTGTTTATTACGACAAAGGTTCGTGACATTGGTGATAAAAGATTCTATATAAAGTTGGTAGCGGCTGCCCTTCTTATATTCATTAACGGCAACTTAAGCGGTTTTGCTTTTATTCCGTTATATTACTCTAGTTTCAATTCTATTTTTGCTGCAATTATATTATTTATTGGCTTTTTTCAAATGCAATCATTCAAGATAAATGCAATGAACGGAGAATTGCGGAAGCAGAGTGAACAGCTTGAAACAATTATGAATATAAACCCGAATTATCTTCTAGTAATAGATGGAAATACAATCATTAAAATAAATGATTCATTATGCAAGTTATTGAAAAAGACCGAAATTGATTTGCTAGGCGAATCAATTTCGACTATTTTGCAAGAAATCAGTATGGAAACAGTAAAGCCACAAAATTACATTGATGTTAATGGGAAGGTTCATTATATACTGTGGGACAGGAAAGAACTTTATTATAATAACGAAAATAAACGCACTATTTATTTTGGAATGGATATAACAGAGCAAAAGAGAAGCGAACAGTTGATCATCTCTTCTGAAAAGCTGAAGGTTGTTGGAGAAATGGCTGCAAGTGTTGCTCATGAAATCAGAAACCCATTAACGACAATAAGAGGCTTTATCCAGCTTTTAAAAGAAAAAAGTGATAAAACTGGCTTTGAAGATATTCTTCTGGAAGAAATAGACCGAATTAATCAGGTATTAAAGGAATTACTTATTCTTGGCAAGCCTGAAGCTAAAGCAGCTGTAAGAGCTGAATTATTAACCATTCTTCCGAGTGTCGAATTGCAAAATATTAAGCTTTTGTTCCAGGCATTGGCTATTGAACAGAATAAGGAAATTATTGTAGTAAACAGACAAGAAAAAAATGCGTTTATATCTATGGAGAAATCGCATTTCAAGCAGGTAATCATCAATGTATTAAAAAATAGTCTGGAAGCTATCCATGGTGGAAGCGGGAAAGTCAAGATGATCATTGATAGTAAATCTGATATGGTTCGCATCCGAATAATAGATAATGGAGAAGGCATCAACAAAGAGCTTCTCAGTCAAATATGGGAACCGTATTATACAAGTAAAGAAAAAGGCAACGGTATCGGTTTAACGGTGTGTAATCGACTCTTGCAGGAAAATAACGGGCAAATGTCCGTGAAAAGCAAGGAAGGCTGGGGAACATGTGTGATGATTACCCTTCCTATTATAAGCTGA
- a CDS encoding VOC family protein, translating into MIKSMYPYFVFNGNGNEAVEFYKNALNAEVISMQLFGDMPPNPEMPIPEEAKDRVLNAQLKVGDTDLMLSDTFPGMPYTIGTNVTTAIILENIEDTKKVFAALQEGGKVKMPLQETFWSPLYGQLEDKYGFEWQVSTEGKLTNG; encoded by the coding sequence ATGATTAAATCAATGTACCCTTATTTCGTTTTTAATGGGAATGGTAATGAAGCAGTGGAATTTTATAAAAATGCACTAAATGCTGAGGTAATAAGTATGCAGCTTTTTGGTGACATGCCTCCAAATCCTGAAATGCCAATTCCAGAAGAAGCTAAAGACCGTGTGTTAAATGCACAGCTGAAGGTAGGCGATACGGACTTAATGCTTTCTGACACATTTCCAGGAATGCCATACACAATAGGCACGAATGTTACTACCGCAATCATTTTGGAAAATATTGAGGACACAAAGAAAGTATTTGCTGCCTTACAAGAAGGCGGCAAAGTAAAAATGCCCCTGCAAGAAACATTTTGGAGCCCTTTGTATGGACAACTCGAGGATAAATATGGATTCGAATGGCAAGTATCAACAGAAGGGAAACTTACAAACGGTTAA
- a CDS encoding NADPH-dependent oxidoreductase, with amino-acid sequence MNQVIETLKQHRSYRKYENKPVPKEMVEAILDSAQAAPSWANGQQVTVILVEDTARKERLAELCGNQQHIKEAPIFLVFCMDFYRTELAANLENTAFGAADQSDLLLVGATDAGIALANAITAAESLGLGTVPIGGIRRNAPEVVEYLQLPKYVLPISGLSIGFPAEDPGVKPRLPKESYVHKETYNSDQIGSLKEYNDIFKQYLQERGSEQANWTNRVANFYKQPYYPSLGPLLKKQGFTAKDLSE; translated from the coding sequence ATGAATCAGGTAATAGAGACTTTAAAACAGCATCGTTCTTATCGAAAATACGAAAACAAACCAGTTCCTAAAGAAATGGTTGAGGCTATTTTGGATTCAGCGCAAGCTGCCCCTTCATGGGCGAATGGACAGCAGGTTACTGTTATACTGGTAGAGGATACAGCAAGGAAGGAAAGATTAGCAGAGCTTTGCGGAAATCAGCAGCATATTAAGGAAGCACCAATATTTTTAGTATTCTGCATGGATTTCTACCGGACAGAGCTTGCAGCCAACCTGGAAAACACTGCTTTTGGTGCTGCTGATCAATCAGACTTGCTTCTTGTTGGAGCAACAGATGCTGGAATTGCCTTGGCAAATGCGATAACAGCTGCTGAATCCTTAGGGTTAGGGACTGTTCCTATTGGCGGAATAAGAAGAAATGCACCAGAAGTTGTTGAGTATTTACAGCTTCCTAAATATGTATTGCCTATCTCTGGTTTAAGTATTGGCTTCCCAGCTGAAGATCCTGGTGTTAAACCACGACTTCCTAAAGAAAGCTATGTTCATAAGGAAACTTATAACAGTGATCAAATCGGTTCATTAAAAGAATATAACGATATTTTTAAGCAATACTTGCAAGAACGGGGCAGTGAACAAGCTAACTGGACAAACAGGGTGGCAAACTTTTATAAGCAGCCCTATTACCCAAGTCTAGGACCATTACTGAAAAAACAAGGCTTTACTGCGAAAGATCTGAGCGAATGA
- a CDS encoding HAMP domain-containing sensor histidine kinase, protein MFQKTRIKLTFLNSLVFILLMVVLGVMIYHYTEKQIYKDINQSLEETAETISHFEQRDGRGPMQEPPRQISVIKWTDDKEIDVISQDIMNYASEFENFYPEQYDKIVEKQTVSGYSYNTIAVKVTMEDGSKEIIQFIRSIDPEKSMLNRLIIIMTVGVLAGSIFAIMAGYFLAGRALVPIQKSWESQQQFVSDASHELRTPLAVIQTRTDLLFQEPDATIQEKAIDISVISKETRRLNKLVTNLLTLARSDSNQMEISKQEFALNLLIQEVIDQYADIAEFQGKRIYTDTRSPIKLIGDKERIHQLLVILVDNSMKFTGEGGTIAINATAKTHTVELEVKDNGIGIPKQDIPKVFNRFYQVEQSRTDMEGTGLGLSIAKWIIEKHSGTIKVDSELEKGTKFEITFPKLGQ, encoded by the coding sequence ATGTTCCAGAAAACAAGAATTAAACTAACCTTCCTTAACTCGCTTGTATTTATCTTATTAATGGTAGTCCTCGGTGTGATGATTTATCATTATACCGAAAAGCAAATATATAAGGATATTAATCAGTCCTTGGAAGAAACGGCGGAAACGATCAGCCATTTTGAACAAAGAGATGGAAGGGGACCAATGCAAGAGCCGCCCCGGCAAATCTCTGTTATTAAGTGGACAGACGATAAGGAAATTGATGTTATTTCCCAAGACATCATGAATTATGCGAGTGAATTCGAGAATTTCTATCCAGAGCAATACGATAAGATTGTAGAGAAGCAGACAGTCAGCGGCTACAGTTATAACACGATTGCTGTTAAAGTAACAATGGAGGATGGATCAAAGGAAATAATTCAATTTATCCGCAGCATTGATCCAGAAAAATCAATGCTGAACCGATTGATTATTATTATGACAGTAGGTGTGCTGGCAGGAAGCATCTTCGCCATAATGGCTGGTTATTTCCTTGCTGGAAGAGCTCTTGTACCGATTCAAAAATCATGGGAATCTCAGCAGCAATTCGTATCAGATGCCTCCCATGAGCTGAGAACACCTTTAGCAGTCATCCAAACAAGAACAGACCTGCTCTTCCAAGAGCCTGATGCCACCATTCAAGAAAAGGCTATAGATATTTCAGTCATTTCAAAGGAAACACGACGATTGAACAAGCTCGTCACAAATTTGCTGACACTTGCCAGAAGCGACTCAAATCAAATGGAAATATCGAAGCAAGAATTTGCCTTGAATCTCCTCATCCAGGAAGTGATTGACCAGTATGCCGATATCGCAGAGTTTCAAGGAAAAAGAATTTATACTGATACAAGGTCACCTATCAAGCTGATCGGTGACAAGGAACGTATTCACCAACTGCTTGTCATCCTAGTGGATAACAGCATGAAATTCACAGGTGAGGGAGGCACGATTGCAATAAATGCCACAGCTAAAACTCACACTGTTGAATTAGAGGTGAAAGATAACGGAATTGGCATCCCAAAACAAGATATACCAAAAGTCTTCAACCGGTTTTATCAAGTGGAGCAATCAAGGACAGATATGGAAGGCACTGGATTAGGCTTGTCTATTGCTAAGTGGATTATAGAAAAGCATTCAGGCACTATTAAGGTTGACAGTGAGCTGGAAAAAGGGACAAAATTTGAAATTACCTTCCCAAAGCTTGGCCAGTAG
- a CDS encoding response regulator transcription factor yields the protein MKILVVEDNKPLLESIKGILEKEYSVDTADNGEDGLFYAQQNIYDLIVLDVMLPYINGFDIVQTLRKEKVNTPVLFLTAKDSLEDRVKGLEFGGDDYLVKPFQAPELEARIKALLRRSGALDIDEGLKYEEIVLTGKENDVLVKGMPIKLTVKQYELLEYLIQNTGKILTKEQIFDRIWGFDSDTTIAIVEVFIHQLRKKLEEFAYHKDIQTVRGVGYILKRV from the coding sequence ATGAAGATACTAGTTGTGGAGGATAATAAACCTTTATTAGAATCCATAAAGGGGATATTGGAGAAGGAGTATTCTGTTGATACAGCAGATAATGGAGAAGACGGCTTGTTTTATGCACAGCAAAATATCTATGATTTGATCGTGCTCGATGTCATGCTTCCTTATATTAACGGTTTTGACATTGTTCAAACCTTGCGTAAAGAAAAAGTCAATACACCTGTTTTATTCTTAACAGCAAAGGATTCACTTGAGGATCGGGTAAAAGGGCTGGAATTTGGCGGCGACGATTATTTAGTAAAGCCTTTCCAGGCTCCTGAGCTTGAAGCAAGAATCAAGGCTCTCTTGAGAAGGAGCGGGGCATTAGATATTGATGAAGGGCTTAAGTATGAAGAAATCGTGCTGACAGGCAAGGAAAATGATGTGCTTGTTAAAGGAATGCCAATCAAGTTAACAGTCAAACAATATGAGCTGCTTGAGTATTTAATTCAAAATACTGGGAAAATCCTCACGAAGGAACAAATATTTGATCGGATATGGGGATTCGATTCTGATACGACGATTGCAATTGTGGAAGTGTTCATCCACCAACTGCGTAAAAAATTAGAAGAATTCGCCTATCATAAAGATATTCAAACAGTCCGAGGTGTTGGCTATATTTTAAAAAGAGTATAA
- a CDS encoding SDR family NAD(P)-dependent oxidoreductase has protein sequence MSDMSNKVAIITGAASGIGHAAAISLVKSGVKVALLDLIPENLESVDKEIKELGGEAIILEANISDACSMSTAFDYVIKKWGKLDIVFANAGINGKVSPIEHLSPEDWDMTMETNLKGTFLTLKYAVPHMKQNGGSIIITSSINGNRTYSSFGMSAYSTSKAGQVAFGKMAALELAKYKIRVNIICPGAIDTNIEENTFREEEKLKEIAIPVEYPEGSQPLAQKSGEPKQVADLVQFLSSDASSHITGTEIYIDGAESLL, from the coding sequence ATGAGTGACATGTCAAATAAGGTAGCAATAATTACAGGTGCGGCATCAGGGATTGGCCATGCAGCCGCTATCTCTCTAGTTAAAAGTGGAGTTAAAGTAGCATTGCTCGATTTAATTCCTGAAAACTTAGAATCTGTTGATAAGGAAATAAAAGAACTTGGCGGAGAAGCAATCATTTTAGAAGCAAATATTTCTGATGCCTGTTCCATGAGTACAGCATTTGATTATGTCATTAAAAAATGGGGTAAGCTTGATATTGTTTTTGCTAATGCAGGAATTAACGGGAAGGTCTCCCCAATTGAACATCTCTCTCCAGAGGATTGGGACATGACTATGGAAACCAATCTTAAAGGAACCTTCCTTACATTAAAATATGCTGTTCCTCATATGAAACAAAATGGCGGAAGTATTATTATTACTAGCAGCATTAACGGCAACCGAACTTATTCAAGCTTTGGTATGTCAGCATATAGTACTTCTAAAGCTGGTCAGGTTGCCTTTGGCAAAATGGCAGCATTGGAGCTGGCTAAATATAAAATAAGAGTAAATATCATTTGCCCTGGTGCAATTGATACAAATATTGAAGAAAACACGTTCCGAGAGGAAGAAAAATTAAAGGAAATTGCCATACCGGTAGAATATCCTGAAGGAAGTCAGCCGCTTGCACAAAAGTCAGGTGAGCCAAAACAGGTAGCTGATTTAGTTCAGTTCCTGAGCTCAGATGCCTCCAGCCATATCACTGGAACAGAAATTTATATTGATGGCGCTGAATCACTGCTTTAA
- the tlp gene encoding small acid-soluble spore protein Tlp, which produces MTNNRPNPDNRADNVEKLQDMIENTLDNIDKSEETMAFASSEERANIEAKNKRREESIDAFREEVKDEAANRENGYQ; this is translated from the coding sequence ATGACAAATAATCGTCCAAATCCAGATAACAGAGCAGATAATGTAGAGAAACTACAAGATATGATTGAAAATACATTAGATAATATTGATAAGTCTGAAGAGACAATGGCATTTGCTTCCTCAGAAGAAAGAGCTAACATAGAAGCTAAAAACAAAAGAAGAGAAGAATCAATCGATGCATTCAGAGAAGAAGTAAAAGACGAAGCTGCAAATCGTGAAAACGGCTATCAATAA